The Verrucomicrobiia bacterium genome window below encodes:
- a CDS encoding TonB-dependent receptor, giving the protein MARDVLSTDQKALRINLDAKRYGTFAEIGAGQEVARWFFRVGGASGTVAKTISAYDMAVSDAIYGPAERYVSRQRLRSMLEYEYALAVQRLEKARGDRTAFFAFANTVATSSYTRREDGHGWMGIRFQTEPHSPPSEIVIHVRMLDRESARQQEALGIIGVNFIFGTFYHHSDPAALIRSLLDNLTWERVEVDMIRFSGPAFDGVDNRLMALQLVKQDLTEAAMFSGTGEAAQWGEVLYKKPVLVQRGSFRPLTTPMLDMLQRSQEQFSREPSLEGETPIVILEITLRQLQVGDEIDHADFLERVDALSALGLPVLLSNFLRYHRLVAYLSRYTQKPIGLPLGLVRLRDIFDEKFYTGMPGGVLESFGQLFRNGVKLFVYPSLDRDGKLTTLQNIEVPPHLTHLLQHLIANRMIVGIENYDPSVLGVYSGDVLKLIQANDPSWDKHVPPAIADVIKAKRLFGFRG; this is encoded by the coding sequence ATGGCTCGCGACGTCCTGAGCACCGATCAAAAGGCTTTGCGCATCAACCTGGATGCAAAGCGGTATGGAACCTTTGCCGAGATTGGCGCGGGGCAGGAGGTCGCCCGCTGGTTTTTCCGCGTGGGCGGCGCGTCGGGGACCGTGGCGAAAACTATCTCCGCCTATGACATGGCGGTCAGCGACGCCATTTATGGTCCCGCGGAGCGCTATGTCAGCCGCCAGCGATTGCGTTCCATGCTGGAATACGAATATGCGCTCGCCGTGCAACGCCTGGAAAAGGCGCGGGGCGATCGCACTGCGTTCTTCGCATTCGCGAATACAGTTGCGACGAGCAGTTACACACGGCGCGAAGACGGGCATGGATGGATGGGCATCCGATTCCAGACGGAGCCGCATTCACCGCCGTCAGAGATTGTGATCCACGTACGCATGCTCGACCGCGAGAGCGCGCGGCAGCAGGAGGCGCTTGGGATCATCGGCGTGAACTTCATCTTCGGGACCTTCTATCATCACAGCGATCCCGCGGCGCTAATCCGATCGCTGCTTGATAACCTCACCTGGGAACGGGTCGAGGTGGACATGATCCGGTTTTCAGGTCCCGCATTCGACGGCGTGGATAATCGCTTGATGGCATTGCAGTTGGTGAAGCAGGACCTTACGGAGGCGGCAATGTTCAGCGGAACGGGCGAGGCCGCACAATGGGGCGAGGTGCTCTACAAGAAGCCCGTGCTGGTTCAGCGCGGCAGCTTTCGTCCGCTCACCACACCGATGCTCGACATGCTGCAACGTTCACAGGAACAGTTCAGCCGCGAACCATCGCTTGAGGGCGAGACGCCAATCGTCATCCTGGAAATCACTCTGCGACAGCTGCAGGTCGGCGATGAGATTGATCATGCGGATTTTCTGGAGCGGGTGGATGCGCTAAGCGCTCTCGGCCTCCCGGTGTTGCTTTCAAATTTCCTCCGTTACCACCGTCTGGTCGCCTACCTGTCGCGCTATACACAAAAGCCAATCGGGCTGCCCCTCGGGCTGGTGCGGCTGCGCGACATCTTTGACGAGAAATTCTATACGGGCATGCCGGGCGGCGTGCTCGAGTCGTTTGGCCAACTGTTCCGTAACGGAGTAAAGCTGTTCGTCTATCCATCGCTGGACCGCGATGGAAAACTAACCACGTTGCAGAACATCGAAGTGCCGCCACATTTGACCCACCTGCTTCAGCACCTGATCGCGAACAGAATGATTGTGGGAATCGAGAACTACGATCCCTCCGTTCTCGGCGTTTACTCGGGTGACGTTCTCAAGCTCATCCAGGCGAATGACCCCTCATGGGACAAGCACGTTCCACCTGCGATCGCCGATGTGATCAAGGCCAAACGCCTGTTCGGATTTCGCGGGTGA
- a CDS encoding prolyl oligopeptidase family serine peptidase has protein sequence MMKKAFLSFLALSFLLLASCTRTTPGLVVPLSALAGSSTDLADNHLWLEEVAGAPQLEWVKEQNAPTVKELEGNPRFAPTRERLLTILNSRERIPGISKRGPYYYNFWMDEKNPRGLWRRTTLEEYRKAEPNWEVVLDVDQLAREENENWVWKGVDFLEPEFDRGMVALSRGGADATVRREFDVTRKEFIADGFTLPEAKSYIAWRNRDALYVGTDFGPGSLTHSGYPRVVKEWSRGTPLTAAKLIREGQAEDMLVHAEVVHDHGRVHEFIVRRPTFFTDETFLRVNDAWVRLDKPADAEVSTFDNFLLLRLRQDWNLEGTRHLAGSLLACDLAKFLEGNRQFTTLFQPDARTSLAGFSATHRYIILNVMENVRSRPSLLRPAEGAWTRTALPAPEFGTVSVSGEEPNESDAYFMSVSDFLTPSTLYRGVAGTEELEKLKALPAFFNAEGLHIEQFTVTSRDGTPVPYFQVSRTNLVLSGTNPTLLYGYGGFEISLRPDYNAGVGSAWLESGGVYVLANIRGGGEFGPPWHNSARKQNRQRAYDDFIAVAEDLVRRKVTSPRHLGIQGGSNGGLLMGVMLTQRPDLFGAIVCQVPLLDMRRYHKLLAGASWMDEYGDPDKPEEWEFISRYSPYQNIRPNVDYPRVLFMTSTRDDRVHPGHARKMVARMKEQGHDVLYYENIEGGHGGAANNEQRAYMLALAYTFLWQQLQGR, from the coding sequence ATGATGAAAAAGGCGTTTCTCAGTTTTCTCGCGCTGTCCTTCCTCCTGCTCGCGAGTTGCACCCGAACCACGCCAGGCCTTGTAGTTCCCCTGTCCGCACTTGCCGGCTCCTCGACAGACCTCGCCGATAATCATCTCTGGCTCGAGGAAGTTGCTGGCGCCCCCCAACTGGAATGGGTGAAGGAGCAAAACGCACCGACCGTGAAGGAACTGGAAGGAAACCCGCGATTCGCACCAACCCGCGAACGGCTCCTGACCATTCTCAACTCGCGCGAGCGGATTCCGGGAATCTCCAAGCGCGGCCCTTACTATTACAACTTCTGGATGGATGAAAAAAATCCGCGTGGCCTTTGGCGGCGAACCACGCTGGAAGAATACCGAAAGGCAGAACCGAACTGGGAAGTTGTGCTCGATGTGGACCAGCTCGCCCGGGAAGAGAACGAAAATTGGGTTTGGAAGGGCGTGGATTTTCTCGAGCCCGAATTCGATCGCGGAATGGTGGCGTTATCGCGCGGTGGCGCCGATGCCACCGTACGCCGTGAGTTCGACGTCACGCGCAAGGAATTCATTGCCGATGGATTTACGCTGCCTGAAGCCAAGAGTTACATCGCATGGCGCAATCGCGATGCGTTGTACGTGGGAACCGATTTCGGGCCAGGCTCGTTGACACATTCAGGTTACCCGAGAGTTGTAAAGGAATGGTCCCGAGGAACTCCGCTCACGGCGGCAAAATTGATCCGCGAAGGACAGGCTGAGGATATGCTCGTCCACGCGGAAGTCGTGCATGATCACGGACGCGTTCACGAGTTCATCGTCCGGCGCCCCACCTTCTTCACCGATGAGACTTTCCTTCGAGTGAATGACGCGTGGGTGCGGCTCGACAAGCCTGCGGATGCTGAAGTATCAACGTTCGACAATTTCCTGCTGCTCCGCCTGCGTCAGGATTGGAATCTTGAGGGCACCCGCCATTTGGCGGGATCATTGCTCGCCTGCGATCTTGCGAAATTTCTGGAAGGTAATCGGCAGTTCACGACGCTTTTCCAGCCTGATGCGCGAACGTCGCTGGCCGGCTTCAGCGCCACACACCGCTACATTATTTTGAACGTGATGGAAAACGTCCGCAGCCGGCCTTCGCTGCTGCGCCCGGCGGAAGGCGCGTGGACGCGCACAGCCCTGCCCGCGCCTGAATTTGGAACCGTATCGGTGAGCGGCGAGGAGCCCAACGAGTCCGACGCATACTTCATGAGCGTCTCAGATTTTCTGACGCCGTCCACGCTCTACCGTGGCGTGGCGGGCACGGAGGAGCTGGAAAAACTCAAGGCCCTCCCGGCCTTTTTCAATGCCGAAGGACTTCACATCGAACAATTCACCGTCACATCCAGGGACGGCACCCCCGTCCCTTATTTCCAGGTCAGCAGAACGAACCTTGTGCTGAGTGGCACCAATCCCACGTTGTTATATGGGTATGGCGGCTTTGAAATTTCGTTGCGCCCGGATTACAACGCAGGAGTCGGGTCCGCCTGGCTGGAGAGCGGCGGCGTCTACGTCCTCGCAAACATCCGTGGTGGTGGCGAATTCGGCCCCCCATGGCATAACTCTGCGCGAAAACAGAATCGTCAGCGCGCCTACGATGATTTCATCGCTGTTGCCGAAGACTTGGTGCGCCGCAAAGTGACATCGCCGCGCCACCTCGGCATCCAGGGCGGATCGAACGGCGGGTTGCTGATGGGAGTGATGTTGACGCAGCGGCCAGACCTGTTCGGCGCGATTGTTTGCCAGGTGCCGCTGCTCGACATGCGCCGCTATCACAAGCTGCTTGCGGGGGCGAGCTGGATGGATGAATACGGCGATCCCGACAAGCCTGAGGAATGGGAATTTATCAGCCGTTATTCGCCTTACCAAAATATTCGGCCCAACGTGGACTACCCCCGCGTGTTGTTCATGACCTCAACCCGCGACGATCGCGTTCATCCCGGACACGCGCGGAAAATGGTCGCGCGCATGAAGGAACAGGGGCATGACGTCCTGTACTACGAAAATATCGAAGGCGGCCACGGCGGCGCTGCGAACAATGAACAACGGGCCTACATGCTGGCGCTTGCATACACGTTCCTCTGGCAGCAACTGCAAGGACGTTGA
- a CDS encoding DUF72 domain-containing protein, with translation MNPIYIGTSGWIYKSWNKTFYPDDIRSREHLEFYATQFPTVEINATFYRLPTLPMIKGWHQRAPRNFLFAVKGSRFITHMKKLANLNGGLNKFIRRIQPLKEHLGPVLWQLPPNLGYHPERLDRFLAKTSRSMRHAVEFRHPSWYHESGTFEVLKNHNAAHVSLSSQGVPMNLTTTADFVYIRFHGLKHGAAHDYTRDELKPWAEHIRHEARHGRTVFAYFNNDLNVRAPGNARMLIEMVDDVLPPKDAHPPGSRARARNASPLLKSTAATLDC, from the coding sequence ATGAATCCTATTTACATCGGCACGAGCGGGTGGATTTATAAAAGCTGGAACAAGACGTTCTATCCTGATGACATTCGTTCGCGCGAGCACCTGGAATTCTATGCGACGCAGTTTCCAACGGTCGAGATCAACGCCACGTTCTACCGCCTTCCAACGCTTCCAATGATCAAAGGATGGCATCAACGGGCTCCACGAAATTTTCTCTTCGCAGTGAAGGGCAGCCGCTTCATCACTCACATGAAGAAACTTGCCAACCTGAACGGCGGATTGAACAAGTTCATCCGCCGTATCCAGCCGCTGAAGGAGCACCTCGGGCCCGTGCTTTGGCAACTTCCGCCAAACCTCGGATACCATCCCGAACGCCTCGATCGGTTCCTGGCGAAAACTTCAAGATCGATGCGCCACGCGGTGGAGTTTCGGCATCCATCCTGGTATCACGAAAGTGGAACGTTCGAAGTGTTGAAGAACCACAATGCAGCCCACGTGTCGCTCAGTTCCCAGGGCGTGCCAATGAACCTCACAACCACGGCAGACTTTGTTTACATCCGCTTTCACGGCCTCAAGCACGGTGCCGCGCATGATTACACCCGCGACGAACTGAAGCCGTGGGCTGAGCACATCCGGCATGAAGCGCGACACGGGAGAACTGTGTTCGCCTATTTCAACAACGACCTGAACGTCCGCGCCCCCGGCAACGCCCGCATGTTGATCGAGATGGTTGACGACGTGCTGCCGCCAAAGGATGCGCACCCGCCGGGCTCACGGGCCCGCGCTCGAAACGCGTCGCCTCTATTGAAGTCCACGGCAGCAACTCTCGATTGTTGA